One Brassica oleracea var. oleracea cultivar TO1000 chromosome C7, BOL, whole genome shotgun sequence genomic window carries:
- the LOC106305981 gene encoding uncharacterized protein At1g04910-like, whose product MKLAAEVWRSSVRLLTTTNSPPQLNGGGNKSGLWRWRSFSGQPKRTVMWTWVCGFMLFTLGVISLFTGHVVSHLEWYSQQLSKRSLLDMSRREPIDVWKSKYSNFFYGCSERGRNFPPAVQEHSSNGYLLIAASGGLNQQRTGITDAVVVARILNATLVVPELDHHSYWKDDSDFNDIFDVNWFISSLTKDVTVVKRVPDRVMRSMEKPPYTMRVPRKSTPEYYLDQVLPILSRRHVLQLTKFDYRLANDLDEDMQKLRCRVNYNALRFTKRIQSVGMKVVKRMRKMANRFIAVHLRFEPDMLAFSGCDFGGGEKERAELAEIRKRWDTLPDLDPLEERKRGKCPLTPHEVGLMLRALGFANNTYIYVASGEIYGGEKTLRPLRDLFPNFYTKEMLANDELKPLLPFSSRLAAIDYIVSDESDVFITNNNGNMAKILAGRRRFMGHKRTIRPNAKKLSALFVDREKMEWHTFAKKVKSCQRGFMGDPDEFKPGRGEFHEYPQSCICQRPFSYDKHSTEEGEEEEIQEEVHNNARPGYGHLSPPDSERDEVFPD is encoded by the exons ATGAAATTGGCAGCTGAGGTGTGGAGGTCGAGCGTGAGGCTGCTGACGACGACGAACTCGCCTCCTCAGCTCAACGGTGGTGGAAACAAGAGCGGGCTATGGAGGTGGAGATCTTTCTCGGGTCAGCCCAAGAGAACGGTAATGTGGACATGGGTTTGTGGGTTCATGCTTTTCACCTTAGGTGTCATCTCACTCTTCACCGGTCACGTTGTCTCCCACCTCGAGTGGTATTCTCAGCAACTAAGCAAAAGGAGCTTACTG GATATGAGCCGTAGGGAGCCAATTGATGTATGGAAGTCGAAGTATTCGAACTTCTTCTATGGATGCAGTGAAAGAGGAAGGAACTTCCCAC CTGCTGTCCAGGAGCACTCGTCTAATGGTTACTTGCTGATTGCAGCTAGTGGAGGTCTGAACCAGCAAAGAACAGGA ATAACAGATGCAGTAGTTGTTGCACGGATTCTTAATGCCACTTTAGTTGTACCTGAGTTGGATCACCATTCTTATTGGAAAGATGATAG TGACTTTAATGACATTTTTGATGTTAACTGGTTCATCTCTTCCCTCACAAAAGATGTGACTGTAGTAAAGAGAGTTCCTGACAGAGTCATGCGCTCCATGGAGAAACCTCCTTATACAATGCGTGTCCCTCGAAAGTCTACTCCCGAGTATTATCTCGACCAAGTGTTGCCAATTCTCTCGAGAAGACAT GTTTTGCAATTGACAAAGTTTGACTACAGACTAGCAAATGATCTAGACGAAGACATGCAAAAGTTGCGCTGCAGGGTGAATTATAATGCTTTAAGATTCACAAAGCGCATACAATCAGTTGGAATGAAAGTGGTCAAGAGGATGAGAAAGATGGCCAACCGTTTTATAGCTGTCCACTTGAGGTTTGAACCAGACATGCTAGCCTTTTCTGGTTGTGACTTTGGCGGAGGCGAAAAAGAGCGAGCTGAGCTGGCAGAAATAAGAAAACGATGGGACACTTTGCCT GATCTGGACCCTCTGGAGGAAAGAAAGCGTGGGAAATGCCCTCTTACACCTCATGAAGTGGGCTTAATGCTGCGCGCTCTTGGTTTTGCTAATAACACATACATTTACGTCGCCTCTGGAGAAATATATGGTGGTGAAAAGACACTGAGACCACTCAGAGATCTGTTTCCAAACTTCTACACCAAGGAAATGCTTGCCAATGATGAGCTCAAGCCTTTGCTTCCCTTTTCTTCACGCCTTGCTGCCATTGACTACATAGTCAGCGACGAAAGTGACGTCTTTATCACTAATAATAATGGAAACATGGCCAAGATTCTTGCTGGCCGAAG GAGATTCATGGGGCATAAGAGGACCATAAGGCCAAATGCGAAGAAGCTCAGTGCTTTGTTTGTGGACCGAGAGAAGATGGAGTGGCACACTTTCGCCAAGAAAGTTAAATCTTGTCAGCGAGGGTTCATGGGTGATCCTGATGAGTTCAAACCAGGACGCGGTGAGTTCCACGAGTACCCGCAATCATGTATTTGTCAGAGACCCTTCTCTTATGACAAACACTCAACGGAGGAGGGTGAAGAAGAAGAGATACAAGAAGAGGTGCACAACAACGCCAGACCTGGATATGGTCATTTGTCTCCACCAGACAGTGAGCGGGACGAAGTTTTCCCTGATTAG
- the LOC106305980 gene encoding heat shock 70 kDa protein 17-like, translating to MRKKMCTVLVLLLSLLSVLFVPSESAVASVDLGSEWVKVAVVNIKRGQSPISVAINEMSKRKSPSLVAFHSGDRLLGEEAAGITARYPNKVYSQLRDMVGKPFKHVKDFIDSVYLPFDIVEDSRGAVGVKIDDGTTVYSVEELLAMILGYGSDLAEFHAKIPVKDMVVSIPPYFGQAERRGLIQASQLAGVNVLSLVHEHSGAALQYGIDKDFANGSRHVIFYDMGSSSTYAALVYYSAYNEKEFGKTVSVNQFQVKDVRWDSGLGGQSMEMRLVEYFADEFNKQLSNGVDVRKFPKAMAKLKKQVKRTKEILSANTGAPISVESLHDDRDFRSTISREKFEELCKDLWERSLTPLKDILMHSGLKMDDIYAVELIGGATRVPKLQSTIQEFIGKQDLDKHLDADEAIVLGSALHAANLSDGIKLKRRLGIVDGSPYGFLVEMEGPNVKKDESTKQQLVPRMKKLPSKMFRTFVLDKDFDVSLAYESEDILPPGITSPVFAQYSVSGLTDATEKYSSRNLSAPIKANLHFSLSRSGILSLDRGDAVIEITEWVEVPKKNVTIESNTTSTTGNASTGAASDENSQENKEELQADAGNSTAEEPVVVDLGTEKKLKKRTFRIPLKVVEKTVGPGAPFTKESLAEAKTKLEALDKKDKERRRTAELKNNLESYIYATKEKLETPEFEKISTQEERKAFVEKLDEVQDWLYMDGEDANATEFQERLDSLKAIGSPISLRSDELTARPVAVEYAQKYLTEVKEIIKEWETNKTWLPKEKINEVSKEAEKVKSWLEKNEAEQKKTSLWSKPVFTSDEVYAKVFTMQDKVTKVNRIPKPKPKIEKPTKKENTTEEKSKGSEDSTNSTESEAAAKEEEGHDEL from the exons ATGAGGAAGAAGATGTGTACCGTGTTAGTGTTGCTCTTGTCATTGCTCTCTGTACTCTTTGTACCATCGGAATCAGCTGTTGCAAGCGTAGATCTAGGTTCAGAATGGGTGAAAGTCGCCGTAGTTAACATCAAACGAGGGCAGAGTCCGATCTCTGTAGCCATCAACGAGATGTCCAAGAGGAAATCCCCAAGCTTAGTTGCCTTCCACTCCGGTGACAGGTTGCTAGGCGAGGAAGCTGCAGGGATCACGGCTCGTTACCCTAATAAAGTTTATTCACAGCTTAGAGACATGGTTGGGAAGCCTTTTAAGCATGTCAAGGATTTTATTGACTCTGTGTACTTGCCGTTTGATATCGTTGAAGATTCTAGAGGCGCGGTTGGTGTAAAGATTGATGATGGGACGACTGTTTACTCGGTGGAGGAGTTGTTGGCTATGATCTTGGGGTATGGGTCTGACCTGGCTGAGTTCCATGCGAAGATCCCGGTGAAGGATATGGTTGTTTCGATTCCACCTTACTTTGGGCAGGCGGAGAGGCGGGGTTTGATCCAGGCTTCTCAGTTGGCTGGGGTTAATGTTCTGTCCCTGGTTCATGAGCATTCCGGTGCAGCTTTGCAGTATGGGATTGATAAGGATTTCGCGAATGGGTCGAGACATGTTATATTTTATGACATGGGTTCGAGTAGTACTTATGCTGCCCTTGTCTATTACTCTGCTTACAATGAGAAGGAGTTTGGCAAGACTGTTTCTGTCAACCAATTTCAG GTCAAGGATGTTAGATGGGACTCGGGACTTGGAGGACAGAGTATGGAGATGCGCTTGGTAGAGTACTTTGCAGATGAGTTTAACAAACAGCTCAGTAATGGAGTTGATGTGAGGAAGTTCCCTAAAGCAATGGCTAAATTAAAGAAACAAGTCAAACGTACAAAGGAAATTTTGAGTGCAAACACTGGGGCTCCAATATCAGTTGAATCTCTCCATGATGATCGTGATTTCAG GAGCACAATTTCCCGTGAGAAGTTTGAGGAACTCTGTAAAGATCTTTGGGAAAGGTCTCTTACACCTTTAAAAGATATTCTCATGCATTCAGGTTTGAAGATGGATGATATATATGCAGTAGAGCTAATAGGAGGAGCTACTAGAGTCCCCAAACTACAG AGCACGATCCAGGAATTTATTGGGAAGCAAGATTTAGACAAACATCTGGATGCTGATGAGGCTATTGTCCTCGGCTCAGCACTACATGCTGCTAACTTGAGCGATGGAATCAAATTGAAACGTAGGCTAGGTATAGTTGATGGTTCCCCATATGGATTTCTAGTTGAGATGGAAGGTCCTAATGTCAAGAAAGATGAGAGCACAAAGCAACAACTCGTACCACGGATGAAAAAGCTACCCAGCAAG ATGTTCAGAACATTTGTCCTTGACAAAGATTTTGACGTGTCACTTGCTTATGAGTCCGAGGATATCCTACCCCCAGGAATTACCTCCCCTGTGTTTGCGCAGTATTCTGTTTCTGGTTTGACGGATGCAACTGAGAA ATATTCTTCCCGGAATCTGTCAGCACCTATCAAGGCAAATCTGCATTTCTCTCTAAGTAGAAGTGGGATTCTCAGTCTAGATCGGGGAGACGCTGTCATTGAAATCACAGAATGGGTAGAAGTTCCAAAGAAGAACGTGACTATCGAGAGTAACACAACCTCAACAACAGGCAATGCCTCTACTGGAGCTGCCTCTGACGAGAATTCACAAGAAAATAAAGAGGAACTACAAGCTGATGCTGGAAACAGCACTGCTGAAGAACCAGTTGTGGTAGACCTGGGGACAGAAAAAAAGCTGAAAAAGCGGACATTTAGGATTCCTCTGAAG GTAGTTGAGAAAACTGTTGGACCTGGAGCACCTTTTACGAAAGAGTCTCTTGCTGAAGCTAAGACAAAATTAGAAGCCTTGGACAAGAAAGATAAGGAAAGAAGAAGAACGGCCGAGTTAAAGAACAATCTTGAATCTTATATATATGCTACCAAAGAGAAG CTAGAAACACCTGAATTTGAAAAGATTTCCACCCAAGAAGAGCGCAAGGCGTTTGTTGAGAAGCTTGATGAG GTGCAAGATTGGCTTTACATGGACGGTGAGGATGCTAATGCCACAGAGTTTCAGGAGCGACTTGACTCACTAAAAGCCATTGGCAGTCCCATATCTTTGCG ATCGGATGAGCTTACAGCACGACCCGTAGCAGTTGAATACGCTCAAAAATACCTAACCGAAGTGAAGGAG ATCATAAAAGAGTGGGAGACGAACAAAACTTGGCTTCCAAAAGAAAAAATCAACGAG GTCTCAAAGGAAGCAGAGAAAGTAAAAAGCTGGTTGGAGAAGAATGAAGCTGAGCAGAAAAA GACTTCTCTGTGGAGCAAGCCAGTGTTCACGTCAGATGAAGTGTACGCCAAAGTATTTACTATGCAAGACAAG GTGACGAAGGTGAATAGGATTCCAAAGCCGAAGCCAAAGATAGAGAAACCAACAAAGAAGGAGAATACAACGGAGGAAAAATCAAAAGGCTCAGAAGACTCCACCAATTCTACTGAATCTGAAGCTGCCGCCAAAGAAGAAGAGGGCCACGACGAGCTTTGA